The window GTTGCAGGCCCGTAGCGCGTTCTCGTACTACACCTATTCCGATCCTGCCGATCTTGAGATCGTCACGGTCGACACCAATATCGACGACATTATCCTCACCGACGAGACCCAAGTAGGGATTTACTCCAACTTGCGATCGGAATTGCAGGACGACGCGTTAAACGCGGCCGATTCCCTCGATCTTCTCGCCACCCTGGCGCAGGAGTGCTTAACAAGGAGATGAGTATGCAAACCTCTGCTGCGTCAGCGGCTCCCCGCCCGGCAGGAGTGTGGTTCAAGTCCGGCCGTTCGGCCCCGGATGCTAACTGCGTCGAGGTCCGATACCTTGCCGGCGGTGGCGTGGAGGTGCGCAACTCCAAGCGTCCGGAGGGCGGGTCCCTGATTTTCACCGACGAGGAGTTCGATGCCTGGGTCGGCGGCGCCAAGGACGGCGACTTCGACCGCTGATCGCAGCCCGAGCATTGACATCGATGGGTGGCCGGCCTGGCCGAACCTTGCGGACCGGGGAGGCCGCCCATCACCATACGTATGCCTTAGGTGCTGCAGCCCACCCCCGCCGCGCAGGAGGAGATGGCGATGCCCGAGTCGGACACGGTGCCAAATGAGCGGTTCCGTGATGCACGAATCCGGCTGTTCGGCGGCAGACAGGCCCTCGCCGACGCCGTCAACCAGCTCGTCCCGGATGGCTACCGGGTATCGGACAACGACATCGGCAAGATCGAGCGTGGTCAGGTCACCTGGCCCCGGCAACCACGCCGCGACGCGTTCCGGCAAACGCTGCGGGCTGCCACCGATGAAGATCTCGGCTTCTTTGACAAGAGGAACCACCAGGCAATCGCCGTTGCTCGCCCGCAGCTCAATGTTGTCGTCGGAGAGGTTGGGTCCAACCGTGCAGACACTGCACGCACCTCAGCCCCAGCGGCTCGTTCCGCCAAGGCTGGAACGTTGCCATCCACCGAGCACTTTCCCGGTGATGTGGAATCGGTGCCCGAGCGGGACGACACTGGCGAGATGATCCGTCGAACAGTCCTCCTCGCCTTGGCCGCTGCCGCTGGCAGCCCAATGATTGGTGCGGTACGGCCCACGTCGCTCGCGTTCGGCGGCGAACGAGACGTTCTCACCGCCGATGTCGATCACTGGCGGGAGGCTGTCTGGGAGTACGGATACGACTACCACCTTGCTCCCAGAGAGAAGCTCCTTGCCGACATTGGCCGTGACCAAGAGGCACTGAGGCGTCAACTAGCCGGTCACCTCGCCGAGGGGAATACGGTGGCCGAACCGACGGCCGCCGTAGCAGCGCAGCTCACCTCACTGATGGCGCTGATCTGTACGGACCTCGGGTATGCCCGAGAAGCCCGTCATCTATGGCGTTTCGCGCGACGGTACGCTGACCTCTCTAAGGACAGCGCTGTACGCCTATGGGTCAGCGGACACGAGGTCACGTCCGGCATCTACCAGAGGCGCCCTCTTCCCGTTCTTGCAGAGCTTGCGCGGCGGGCTATGTCCAGTAACCCCGATAGCCCGCCAAGCGCGGGTAAGGCGGAACTCCTTGGCGGCCAAGCCCAGGTGCTTTCTCTGCTCGGCCGACCGCGCGAGGCGCAAGCTGCGCTAGAAGATCTTCGGGAAACGTACGCGCGACTTCCCTCTACCTGCACAACGCTGCGGGACTCCTTCTTCGGGTGGCCCGAACACCGTCTGCACCATGCAGCATCGTTCACCTACTCGATGATCGGCATGACTGCCGAGTCGATCGATGCGCAGCAGGCCGCGTTGCAGCTCTATCCAGAAAGCCGCCGGATAGCTAGAGGTCAGATAGGTCTGCACCGAGCCCGATGTCTCATCGCCAACGGTGAAGTCGCAGAGGGACTGGGTCAGGCGAATACCGTGGTGTCAAGCACTGATCTGACCAATCGTAAAGAATTCGTGTTAGCTATAGCTGATCGCGTCTATGAGGCAGTCCCCGGCAACGAGCGACGACGTGTCGAGGCAAAAGAATTCACCGACCTGCTCCGGAACTCGCGATCAACGCCGAAGGGATGACGGGCGCTATGCCTTCATATGAGATCGAACCGTGGCCGGGTTCGACAGTTGAAGCAAGAATCGACCAGCTCGCTGAAGTCTACGCCGAAGTCTATTCCGAGCCCCCATACAGCAGTGGTCAACTTTGGTCACGGTCCGCGTTCGTTGAACGTACCCGCAGGCAGATAAGGCGAGAGGGATTCTCATTCTATGCAGCTCGGGACGAACAACAGATAATCGGATTCTCCTTCGGATTGTCGTTCGCAGAAGGATCCTGGTGGGCAGGGGGCGCCACCGAGCCCTCAACAGAATTACGTAGAGCGTCAAAATTTGCAGTCATCGAGTTGATAGTTCGGAAAAACTGGCGCCGACTGGGGATCGGTAGACAACTGCTGTCTACGCTCTTGTCCACACGAGCCGAACAATACGCGATTCTCACGGCCATGCCTAACGCCGAAGCTCGCGCCTTGTATGAACG of the Actinoplanes sichuanensis genome contains:
- a CDS encoding GNAT family N-acetyltransferase, yielding MPSYEIEPWPGSTVEARIDQLAEVYAEVYSEPPYSSGQLWSRSAFVERTRRQIRREGFSFYAARDEQQIIGFSFGLSFAEGSWWAGGATEPSTELRRASKFAVIELIVRKNWRRLGIGRQLLSTLLSTRAEQYAILTAMPNAEARALYERWGWIQTGTAQHSPDSPVLDALALPLTTAAEPDSGLV
- a CDS encoding DUF397 domain-containing protein, which encodes MQTSAASAAPRPAGVWFKSGRSAPDANCVEVRYLAGGGVEVRNSKRPEGGSLIFTDEEFDAWVGGAKDGDFDR